A window of the Dongshaea marina genome harbors these coding sequences:
- a CDS encoding substrate-binding periplasmic protein yields MCIRLTILILALSWSAGITAAGNTVRIASGDYPPYLSKTLPNQGLLSHIVTSAFGTQELKVEYGYFPWKRTAKLVKMGLWDASPGWVWSQQRAEDYWFSDTIVVGEGVFFYKKSTASKQFEWSGFKELHGLRVGMTLGYYYGKDLERARKNGVIKVSNHKTDLEILMSLLAGKIDLAPLDRCVGLYLIDKHFPDKKEILTFADKPFQTNEYKMIFHKINQDSQGLREKFNQGLQSLDLKDNLKDFDRYKCLRGS; encoded by the coding sequence ATGTGTATCCGGCTTACTATCCTGATCCTGGCACTGAGTTGGAGTGCTGGCATAACTGCTGCTGGTAATACGGTGCGTATTGCCAGTGGGGACTATCCCCCCTATCTATCGAAGACCCTTCCCAACCAGGGGCTGCTATCCCATATCGTAACTTCTGCCTTTGGGACTCAGGAGCTTAAGGTCGAGTATGGCTATTTTCCCTGGAAGCGTACCGCCAAGCTGGTCAAGATGGGGCTGTGGGATGCATCACCGGGCTGGGTATGGAGCCAGCAGCGGGCCGAAGATTACTGGTTTAGCGATACCATAGTGGTTGGTGAGGGGGTATTTTTTTACAAGAAATCGACAGCATCCAAGCAATTTGAGTGGAGCGGCTTTAAAGAGCTGCATGGACTCAGGGTAGGGATGACTCTTGGCTACTATTACGGAAAGGATCTGGAGCGAGCCAGGAAGAATGGGGTGATCAAGGTCAGTAATCATAAAACCGATCTGGAGATCCTGATGAGCCTACTTGCCGGCAAGATAGATCTGGCTCCCTTGGATCGCTGCGTTGGCTTGTATCTCATCGACAAACACTTCCCTGACAAAAAAGAGATCCTCACCTTTGCGGATAAGCCCTTTCAAACTAACGAGTACAAAATGATTTTTCATAAAATCAACCAGGATAGCCAAGGATTACGTGAGAAGTTTAATCAGGGCTTACAAAGCCTGGATCTAAAAGATAACCTCAAAGACTTCGACCGATACAAGTGTTTGCGTGGGAGTTAA